Proteins found in one Triticum aestivum cultivar Chinese Spring chromosome 4D, IWGSC CS RefSeq v2.1, whole genome shotgun sequence genomic segment:
- the LOC123096079 gene encoding probable U3 small nucleolar RNA-associated protein 7: MGITTEEDPKEMKNHQNSVDEMEMKVVKFSRGKAANLAALRDKKLKGQLTGKEKLIGISAKAAAQAEKWFLPIEGGYLEPEDLEKTYRFTQRVVVGGVDISSARKPFDMILPALGPYTLEYTSNGRYMIVGGRKGHIGMMDMLSMDLIKEFQVRETVRDVAFLHNEQLFAVAQKKYPYIYNRHGTEIHCLKEHGKALKLQFLDKHFLLASINSFGQLHYQDMSTGEMIANHRTGLGRTDVMRVNPYNAVIGLGHAGGKVTMWKPTSVKPLVTMLCHNGPVTAVAFERGGHLMATAGVDKKIKIWDLRKYEVVHTHAARAESLDFSQKGLLAASNGSLVEIYRDAGGHDYKVYMKHRMVKGYQVGKVLFRPYEDICSIGHSTGFSSILVPGSGEANFDTFVENPVETAKQRREREVHALLNKLQPETVMLNPNMIGNVRQPKKKEKKTKKEVEEEIEDAVEAAKSTKVKNKTKGRSKPSKRAKKKEEEVLRAKRPLLDQYKEIGGHPDKKQRVGDKAELPKALQRFAKNKQS; the protein is encoded by the exons ATGGGGATCACTACCGAGGAAGACCCCAAAGAGATGAAGAACCACCAAAACTCTGTGGATGAAATGGAGATGAAGGTGGTCAAGTTTTCGCGGGGGAAGGCTGCTAACTTGGCG GCTCTGCGTGATAAGAAATTGAAAGGGCAGCTCACCGGAAAAGAGAAGCTAATCGGAATATCTGCCAAAGCTGCTGCGCAAGCTGAAAAG TGGTTTTTACCTATTGAGGGGGGCTACTTGGAGCCTGAAGATTTGGAGAAGACATATAGATTTACGCAGCGAGTGGTAGTGGGCGGTGTCGACATTTCGAGTGCAAGAAAACCATTTGATATGATCTTACCTG CACTTGGTCCTTATACTCTAGAATACACCTCAAATGGTCGCTACATGATAGTAGGTGGGCGAAAAGGTCATATTGGTATGATGGATATGTTGAGTATGGATCTCATCAAGGAGTTTCAG GTGAGGGAAACTGTGCGCGATGTGGCATTCTTACACAATGAGCAACTCTTTGCAGTCGCCCAGAAGAA GTACCCCTACATATACAATCGTCATGGCACAGAAATTCACTGTTTGAAg GAACATGGCAAAGCGCTGAAACTTCAGTTTCTGGACAAACACTTCCTCTTGGCATCGATAAACAGCTTCGGGCAGCTCCACTACCAAGATATGAGCACCGGCGAGATGATTGCAAATCACAGGACAGGTCTTGGGCGTACAGATGTTATGCGGGTAAATCCTTACAACGCTGTCATTGGCCTTGGGCATGCTGGTGGCAAAGTTACCATGTGGAAGCCAACCAGTGTGAAACCACTTGTCACAATGCTGTGCCATAATGGCCCGGTGACGGCTGTTGCATTCGAGAGGGGCGGTCATCTTATGGCAACTGCAGGTGTTGACAAGAAGATTAAGATTTGGGATCTCAGGAAGTATGAGGTTGTGCATACACACGCTGCACGAGCTGAGTCCTTGGATTTCAGCCAGAAGGGGTTGTTGGCCGCCAGTAATGGATCTCTAGTAGAGATATACAGGGATGCTGGGGGCCATGATTATAAAGTTTATATGAAGCATAGGATGGTAAAGGGATATCAGGTCGGTAAGGTTTTGTTCCGCCCTTACGAGGATATCTGTTCGATTGGGCACTCCACGGGGTTTTCTTCCATTCTCGTTCCTGGATCAGGCGAGGCCAACTTTGATACCTTTGTTGAGAACCCTGTGGAGACTGCCAAgcaaaggagggagagggaggtgcatgCTCTCCTCAACAAGCTTCAGCCGGAGACCGTGATGCTTAACCCAAATATGATCGGTAACGTGAGACAGccaaagaagaaagagaagaagaccAAAAAAGAAGTCGAGGAGGAGATTGAAGATGCGGTGGAGGCCGCCAAGAGCACGAAGGTGAAGAATAAGACCAAGGGCAGGAGCAAACCCAGCAAGCGGgccaagaagaaggaagaagaggtCCTCAGAGCCAAGAGGCCTCTACTGGACCAGTACAAGGAAATCGGCGGGCATCCCGACAAGAAGCAGCGGGTCGGCGACAAGGCCGAGCTGCCAAAGGCCCTGCAGCGGTTTGCCAAGAACAAGCAATCATGA
- the LOC123099550 gene encoding probable CCR4-associated factor 1 homolog 11, translating to MNPAAGMFPPPPPPPPPFHYAFPMQPPPYFYHAPMSPVWPSSAVPVRSVWAPNLKHESANLRHVARNAQYVAIDVHYPGVVHHPSQDHNALTVEERYALVKANVDGLKPLQLGIALYDSDGGYLDAWEFNLRDFRPQADPHDENSLAYLAGRGLDVGVLRDHGVSADVLSKMLFESGLISARPRRGRSRSWITYAGAYHVAYLLKIVTGGAPLPRDVAGFNGAVRRYLGDQVYDVARMAADCLDMPLGLESIAAHLGFHPPLGSPRLAAAAGVHALQVFMRLKYGKLGGDVRRYRGLLEGLH from the coding sequence ATGAACCCGGCCGCCGGTATgtttccaccgccgccgccgccgccaccacctttCCACTACGCGTTCCCGATGCAGCCCCCGCCGTACTTCTACCATGCACCCATGTCGCCGGTATGGCCGTCGTCCGCGGTCCCGGTGCGCTCCGTGTGGGCGCCCAACCTCAAGCATGAATCGGCCAACCTCCGCCACGTCGCCAGGAACGCCCAGTACGTCGCCATCGACGTGCACTACCCGGGCGTCGTCCACCACCCCAGCCAGGACCACAACGCCCTCACCGTGGAGGAGCGCTACGCCCTCGTGAAGGCCAACGTCGACGGCCTGAAGCCGCTCCAGCTCGGCATCGCGCTCTACGACAGCGACGGCGGGTACCTCGACGCCTGGGAGTTCAACCTCCGCGACTTCCGCCCCCAGGCCGACCCGCACGACGAGAACTCCCTCGCGTACCTCGCCGGCCGCGGCCTCGACGTCGGCGTGCTCCGCGACCACGGCGTCAGCGCCGACGTGCTAAGCAAGATGCTGTTTGAATCCGGCCTGATCAGCGCTCGGCCTCGGCGTGGGCGGTCGCGGAGTTGGATCACCTACGCTGGGGCCTACCATGTCGCATACCTGCTCAAGATTGTCACCGGCGGCGCCCCGCTGCCGCGAGACGTGGCCGGGTTCAACGGCGCCGTGCGGCGTTACCTCGGCGACCAGGTCTATGATGTGGCTAGGATGGCGGCCGACTGCCTGGACATGCCGCTCGGGCTGGAGAGCATCGCCGCTCACCTCGGCTTCCATCCGCCGCTGGGGAGCCCACGCCTCGCAGCTGCCGCCGGCGTGCACGCGCTGCAGGTATTCATGCGGCTGAAGTACGGAAAACTCGGCGGCGATGTGCGGAGGTACCGGGGTCTTCTTGAAGGCCTGCATTAG